The Coffea eugenioides isolate CCC68of chromosome 8, Ceug_1.0, whole genome shotgun sequence genome has a segment encoding these proteins:
- the LOC113779370 gene encoding uncharacterized protein LOC113779370 has translation MSETETSEIHSNTKSEETSNIPQTGDLQSIQAAYRLNGKNYLKWSQFVQTFLKGKGKISHLLGTGPKKGDPKFAAWDEEDSMVMSWLWNSMLPEISDTCMFLPTAQDIWTTIRQTYSKAGDAALIYEIKTKISATKQGNLSVTQYANLLQNLWQELDQYRCVQMFCSEDAATLKNFIEKDRVYDFLAGLNVEFDQVRVQILGKERLSSLNETISLIRAEENRREVMLEPKTLEGSAMISTKSNKDTIWCTYCKKSRHTRDDCFKLHGKEQVLSRKGGFKGGKVHLTAGEDQTQEKSNQAGMGEFKKEETEKLRNLLNSLEKSSSTCSLAQSGFGYGEDDWTC, from the exons ATGTCTGAAACTGAAACATCAGAAATCCACTCCAATACCAAATCAGAAGAGACCTCAAATATTCCACAAACAGGGGATTTGCAGAGTATCCAGGCAGCCTACAGGCTCAACGGGAAAAACTATTTGAAGTGGTCACAATTTGTTCAAACATTTCTCAAAGGAAAGGGCAAAATCAGCCACTTGCTTGGAACTGGACCGAAAAAGGGAGATCCTAAATTCGCTGCTTGGGATGAAGAGGATTCTATGGTCATGTCATGGCTGTGGAACTCCATGTTACCTGAAATAAGTGATACTTGCATGTTCCTACCAACAGCTCAAGATATATGGACTACTATTCGACAGACCTATTCAAAGGCAGGAGATGCTGCCCTAATCTATGAGATCAAAACAAAGATCTCAGCCACTAAACAGGGCAACCTTTCTGTTACTCAATATGCCAACCTTCTGCAAAATCTATGGCAGGAACTGGACCAATATCGGTGTGTTCAGATGTTCTGTAGTGAAGATGCAGCCACCTTGAAAAACTTTATCGAAAAGGATAGAGTTTATGACTTCCTTGCAGGTCTGAATGTGGAATTTGATCAGGTCAGAGTCCAGATATTGGGGAAGGAAAGATTATCATCTCTGAATGAGACAATATCATTGATTCGAGCTGAAGAGAATAGGCGAGAAGTCATGTTAGAGCCTAAAACATTAGAAGGCTCAGCAATGATTTCTACAAAGTCAAATAAAGACACAATTTGGTGCACGTACTGCAAAAAATCACGCCATACGCGAGATGATTGCTTCAAACTCCATGGAAAGGAACAAGTCCTTAGTCGTAAAGGAGGATTCAAAGGGGGAAAAGTCCACTTAACTGCTGGAGAAGAccaaacacaagaaaaatccAACCAGGCTGGTATGGGAGAATTCAAGAAAGAAGAAACCGAAAAGCTAAGAAACCTCCTAAATTCCCTTGAAAAGTCCTCTAGTACGTGTTCATTGGCTCAATCAG GATTTGGTTACGGGGAGGACGATTGGACTTGCTAA